From Zingiber officinale cultivar Zhangliang chromosome 5B, Zo_v1.1, whole genome shotgun sequence, the proteins below share one genomic window:
- the LOC121985475 gene encoding 14-3-3-like protein B — protein MASQKERDDFVYVAKLAEQAERYDEMVDGMKKVANLDVELTVEERNLLSVGYKNVVGARRASWRILSSIEQKEEARGNENHVKIIKEYRHKVETELSNICTDVVALIDEHLIPFASAGEAYVFYYKMKADYYRYLAEFKVGDDKKEVTEQSLKAYEAATKAAETDLPPTHPIRLGLALNFSVFYYEIMSSPEQACHIAKLAFDEAISELDTLSEESYKDSTLILQLLRDNLTLWTSDIPEDGATEDSIKENHGKPGAAEDAE, from the exons ATGGCGTCGCAGAAGGAGCGCGATGACTTCGTCTACGTTGCCAAGCTCGCCGAGCAAGCCGAGCGCTACGATG AGATGGTGGATGGTATGAAGAAAGTCGCGAATCTCGACGTGGAGCTCACTGTGGAGGAGCGGAACCTGCTCTCGGTGGGTTACAAGAATGTGGTCGGCGCGAGGAGGGCTTCGTGGAGGATCCTCTCCTCGATCGAACAGAAGGAAGAGGCGAGGGGGAACGAGAACCATGTGAAGATCATCAAGGAGTACCGGCATAAGGTGGAGACGGAGCTTTCAAATATTTGCACCGATGTCGTTGCGCTGATCGATGAGCACCTCATCCCCTTTGCTTCGGCCGGCGAAGCATATGTCTTCTACTACAAGAT GAAGGCAGATTACTACCGTTACCTGGCAGAGTTCAAAGTTGGAGACGACAAAAAAGAAGTAACTGAACAGTCTCTCAAAGCGTATGAG GCTGCTACAAAAGCTGCTGAGACAGACCTTCCTCCTACTCATCCAATTCGATTGGGATTGGCATTGAATTTCTCTGTTTTCTATTATGAGATCATGAGCTCACCTGAACA GGCTTGCCACATTGCAAAACTAGCTTTTGATGAAGCTATTTCTGAGCTGGACACACTGAGTGAAGAATCATACAAAGATAGCACCTTGATCTTGCAACTATTGAGGGATAATCTTACCTTGTGGACCTCTGACATCCCTGAAGATGGAG CAACTGAAGACAGTATAAAGGAGAACCATGGTAAGCCTGGTGCAGCTGAAGACGCAGAG TGA
- the LOC121985476 gene encoding putative RING-H2 finger protein ATL12 has translation MPFVSAFDCFSHFFVIFYSLAAAVAAQQSDADSWTPPNVGVSFRPSVAIVIGVFSLMFSLTFLLLIYAKFCHTNSAAAAVDASSELFGADASGHGRFLVAGMHRSSGISKTVIESLPFFRFSSLRGVRSGLECAVCLSKFTDAELLRLLPKCRHAFHLACVDRWLESHSSCPLCRAKVKAEDAALFKYSTSARLLFASDSSDALDLFVEREIDGEADSLIGSSRFSFRKSTDRTSVKLGQNDHELPMLETGDDRDRFLHKFKHKIIVSDVVFKSRWSDVNSSDLLTLNSEMLATDWNPEPIASAAVRKASIDGKAIKLKEEMEKKRLLEIKASQIHNTHSAAALSAIPSNTSWAAPALTSSPNRSMSEITNLPRFRQQARSDEGDEKVRRVWLPIARRTVQWLAGRDQRRPPETESSHRAAAV, from the coding sequence ATGCCTTTCGTTTCTGCGTTCGACTGCTTTAGTCACTTCTTCGTCATCTTCTATTCGCTCGCAGCCGCCGTCGCCGCCCAGCAGTCGGATGCCGACAGCTGGACTCCGCCCAACGTCGGCGTCTCTTTCCGGCCCAGCGTTGCTATCGTGATCGGCGTATTCTCCCTCATGTTCTCCCTCACTTTCCTTCTCCTCATCTACGCCAAGTTCTGCCACACCAACTCAGCCGCCGCGGCCGTCGACGCTTCCTCCGAGCTCTTCGGCGCCGACGCCTCCGGACATGGGCGCTTCCTTGTCGCCGGGATGCACCGTTCCTCCGGCATCAGTAAGACCGTCATCGAATCCCTCCCGTTCTTCCGATTCTCCTCGCTGCGCGGAGTTAGGTCCGGTCTCGAGTGTGCCGTCTGCCTCTCCAAGTTCACCGACGCTGAGCTGCTCCGCCTGTTGCCCAAGTGCCGGCACGCCTTCCACCTCGCCTGCGTCGACCGGTGGCTCGAGTCCCACTCCAGCTGTCCCCTCTGTCGTGCCAAGGTCAAAGCAGAGGACGCCGCCCTGTTCAAGTACTCCACTAGCGCCCGCCTCCTCTTCGCCTCCGACTCCAGCGACGCCCTCGATTTGTTCGTGGAGCGAGAGATCGACGGCGAAGCTGACTCCCTCATCGGCTCCTCCAGGTTCAGCTTCCGCAAGTCCACCGACAGAACCTCCGtcaaattagggcaaaatgaCCACGAGCTGCCAATGCTGGAAACCGGAGACGACCGAGACCGATTTCTCCATAAGTTCAAGCACAAGATCATCGTCTCCGACGTCGTCTTCAAAAGCCGGTGGAGCGACGTCAACTCCTCCGACTTGTTGACCTTGAACTCGGAGATGCTTGCCACAGATTGGAATCCGGAGCCGATCGCATCCGCCGCCGTAAGAAAAGCCTCGATCGACGGCAAGGCGATCAAGCTCaaggaagagatggagaagaagcgACTGCTCGAGATCAAAGCGAGCCAAATCCACAATACCCATTCCGCCGCCGCTCTCTCCGCCATTCCATCGAACACTTCCTGGGCGGCGCCGGCGCTCACCTCGTCGCCCAACCGATCCATGTCCGAAATCACGAACCTACCGCGGTTCCGGCAGCAGGCGAGATCGGACGAAGGGGACGAGAAGGTGCGACGGGTGTGGCTGCCGATCGCGAGGCGGACGGTGCAGTGGCTCGCCGGAAGGGATCAGAGACGGCCGCCGGAGACCGAAAGCAGCCACCGCGCGGCAGCTGTTTGA